The proteins below are encoded in one region of Epinephelus lanceolatus isolate andai-2023 chromosome 7, ASM4190304v1, whole genome shotgun sequence:
- the ocrl gene encoding inositol polyphosphate 5-phosphatase OCRL isoform X3, translating into MINNHLSHIGQELRAGQKEPRLLTLIERSGEFILGVLANPDAVVSRPVAQLNIPINGNFEIVREAEEALLINFSVDSCIRIRVKGEKAPELLLELQDDDRTQTFLTQVKSAQQQVESKLKKTKAMEPLAPTALRGPVPIPPQRANKMANSVGSGVNPPKSTSALPPNLNNSRATIQTNTDPVQSLASDFGFEDNFNHTLKVEEKKNHQNRIVAAREPPPVPPLPPRKASYTPSNPLPPPPIPKDRAVSLQTKDSSRPDSFRSGFDRVDRPTSWCESPTTNSMRQAMFSSQAGQREYLIKHRLGKKESEYVDIREFKFFTGTWNVNGQSPDSSLDAWLCCDTDPPDIYALGFQELDLSTEAFFYMDSSKEQLWVEAVERSLHPKAKYKRVRIIRLVGMMLVVFVKKTHKNHIKEVAAEHVGTGIMGKMGNKGGVAVRFVFHNTSFCIVNSHLAAHVEDFERRNQDYKDICARMTFHLLDHPPLTIVKHDVVIWLGDLNYRLFLYDAAEVKQHISLNELKKLQEVDQLNIQRQTKRAFTDFMEGEINFIPTYKYDPKTDRWDSSGKCRVPAWCDRILWRGNDVKQLKYRSHMELQTSDHKPVSALFNVGVKVVNEQRHKKVFEEIVRAMDRMENDCLPSVTLSRREFIFENVKFRQLQKERFLITNDGQVPCHFAFIPKLNDSQYCKNWLRAEPSDGFLEQNETLEIYLEVYVSKDSVTLLNSGEDAIEDILVLHLDRGKDYFITISGNYLPSCFGTSLETLCRMKKPIREIPITKLIDLGEDSYMEKEKSKVSFLMVDGASTEDKPLKIPKEVWILVNHLFTKSCDQEDLFQTPGLQEELQSIIDCLDTSIPDSISGCNHSVAEALLIFLEALPEPVVCYELYQRCLECAHDSRLCKQLISQLPRAHRNVFRYLMAFLKELLKHSHNNNLTASLIATLFASLLIRPPPNLMGRQTPLDRQKAIDFILGFLMAGDEE; encoded by the exons ATGATAAATAACCATTTATCACATATCG GTCAGGAGCTGAGGGCTGGCCAGAAGGAGCCCAGACTACTGACACTTATTGAGCGCAGTGGAGAGTTTAT ATTGGGAGTTTTAGCCAACCCTGATGCTGTTGTGTCTCGTCCAGTCGCTCAGCTGAATATACCCATCAATGGTAACTTTGAAATTGTGCGAG AGGCTGAAGAGGCTCTTCTTATTAACTTCTCAGTAGATT CCTGCATCAGGATACGAGTCAAAGGAGAAAAAGCCCCAGAGCTGCTGTTAGAACTGCAGGATGATGATCGGACCCAGACTTTCTTAACGCAGGTGAAGAGCGCTCAGCAACAAG TTGAATCCAAACTCAAGAAAACCAAAGCAATGGAGCCCCTTGCACCAACAGCCCTCAGAGGTCCAGTCCCCATCCCACCACAAAGAGCAAACAAGATGGCTAACTCTGTGGGCTCTGGAGTCAACCCACCCAAATCTACCAGTGCACTGCCTCCTAATCTCAACAACAGCAGGGCAACAATTCAGACTAACACAG ATCCAGTTCAATCACTTGCCTCAGACTTTGGCTTTGAGGACAACTTCAACCACACTCTAAAagtggaagaaaagaaaaaccacCAGAATCGCATAGTTGCCGCGAGAGAACCTCCTCCTGTTCCCCCTCTACCTCCTCGCAAAGCCTCCTACACTCCATCCAATCCTTTGCCTCCTCCACCAATCCCCAAGGACAGAGCCGTCTCTCTGCAGACCAAAGACAGCTCCAGACCAGA TAGTTTTAGGTCAGGTTTTGACCGCGTGGACAGGCCGACATCTTGGTGCGAAAGCCCGACCACCAACAGCATGAGACAGGCCATGTTCTCCAGCCAGGCAGGACAAAGAGAATACCTCATCAAACACCGCCTGGGTAAGAAGGAGAGCGAGTATGTGGACATCCGCGAATTCAA gtTTTTCACAGGCACGTGGAATGTGAACGGCCAGTCTCCAGACAGCAGCCTTGACGCGTGGCTCTGCTGTGACACAGACCCTCCTGACATTTATGCTCTGGG TTTTCAAGAATTGGACCTGAGCACTGAAGCTTTCTTCTACATGGACTCGTCCAAGGAACAGCTGTGGGTGGAAGCTGTGGAGAGGAGCCTGCACCCTAAAGCCAAGTACAAAAGG GTTCGGATCATACGTCTAGTTGGGATGATGCTTGTGGTCTTTGTCAAAAAGACTCACAAGAATCACATAAAAGAAGTGGCTGCAGAGCACGTGGGGACGGGAATCATGGGAAAAATG gggAACAAAGGAGGTGTGGCAGTGAGGTTTGTTTTCCACAACACTAGCTTCTGTATCGTCAACTCCCATCTAGCAGCACACGTGGAAGACTTTGAGCGTCGCAACCAGGACTATAAAGACATCTGTGCTCGCATGACCTTCCACTTACTGGACCACCCCCCTCTTACTATCGTCAAGCACGA tgtagTAATCTGGCTCGGGGATTTAAACTACCGTCTGTTCTTGTACGATGCTGCCGAGGTCAAACAGCACATTTCTCTGAATGAGCTGAAAAAGCTTCAGGAGGTCGATCAG CTGAACATCCAGCGGCAGACAAAGAGAGCCTTCACAGACTTCATGGAGGGAGAGATCAACTTCATTCCCACATACAAGTACGACCCCAAAACGGATCGGTGGGACTCAAG CGGGAAGTGCCGTGTCCCGGCTTGGTGTGACAGGATCCTGTGGAGGGGCAATGATGTCAAGCAGCTCAAATACCGGAGTCACATGGAGCTGCAAACTAGCGACCATAAGCCTGTCAGCGCTCTCTTCAATGTCGGG gTGAAGGTGGTAAATGAGCAGCGCCACAAAAAGGTGTTTGAGGAGATTGTTCGGGCAATGGACAGAATGGAGAATGACTGCCTTCCATCTGTAACCCTGAGCAGAAGAgag TTTATATTTGAAAATGTGAAATTCCGGCAGCTTCAGAAGGAGCGCTTCCTGATAACAAATGACGGGCAGGTCCCCTGTCACTTTGCCTTCATCCCCAAACTCAATGACTCGCAGTATTGTAAGAACTGGCTCCGTGCCGAGCCAAGCGATGGATTCTTAGAGCAGA ATGAGACCCTGGAGATCTATCTGGAGGTGTATGTCAGCAAAGACTCGGTGACACTGCTGAACTCCGGAGAGGATGCCATAGAGGACATCCTGGTGCTCCATCTGGACCGTGGCAAGGACTACTTCATTACCATCTCTGGCAACTACCTGCCCAGCTGCTTTGGCACCTCGCTGGAGACCCTGTGCCGCATGAAGAAGCCCATCAGAGAGATCCCCATCACCAAACTAATTGACCTG GGAGAGGACAGCTACATGGAAAAG GAAAAGTCAAAGGTGAGCTTCCTGATGGTGGACGGTGCAAGTACTGAGGACAAACCTCTAAAGATCCCCAAGGAAGTTTGGATTCTTGTTAACCATCTCTTCACCAAGTCCTGTGATCAG GAGGACTTGTTCCAGACACCAGGCCTGCAGGAGGAGCTGCAGAGCATCATCGACTGTCTGGACACCAGCATCCCAGACTCCATCT CTGGTTGTAATCACTCTGTAGCTGAGGCTCTGTTGATCTTCTTGGAGGCCTTACCGGAGCCAGTGGTGTGTTACGAACTCTACCAACGGTGCCTAGAATGCGCTCATGACAGCCGCCTCTGCAAACAG CTGATCTCGCAGTTGCCCCGGGCTCATCGCAACGTGTTTCGCTACTTAATGGCCTTTCTGAAGGAACTTCTCAAGcactcacacaacaacaacctAACAGCCAGCCTTATAG CTACACTCTTCGCCAGCCTCCTTATCCGACCGCCACCCAACCTGATGGGCAGGCAGACACCACTCGACCGGCAGAAAGCCATCGACTTCATCCTGGGTTTCCTTATGGCAGGAGACGAGGAGTAA
- the ocrl gene encoding inositol polyphosphate 5-phosphatase OCRL isoform X2, with amino-acid sequence MESSLGICDEDCLATVKGQELRAGQKEPRLLTLIERSGEFILGVLANPDAVVSRPVAQLNIPINGNFEIVREAEEALLINFSVDSCIRIRVKGEKAPELLLELQDDDRTQTFLTQVKSAQQQVESKLKKTKAMEPLAPTALRGPVPIPPQRANKMANSVGSGVNPPKSTSALPPNLNNSRATIQTNTDPVQSLASDFGFEDNFNHTLKVEEKKNHQNRIVAAREPPPVPPLPPRKASYTPSNPLPPPPIPKDRAVSLQTKDSSRPDSFRSGFDRVDRPTSWCESPTTNSMRQAMFSSQAGQREYLIKHRLGKKESEYVDIREFKFFTGTWNVNGQSPDSSLDAWLCCDTDPPDIYALGFQELDLSTEAFFYMDSSKEQLWVEAVERSLHPKAKYKRVRIIRLVGMMLVVFVKKTHKNHIKEVAAEHVGTGIMGKMGNKGGVAVRFVFHNTSFCIVNSHLAAHVEDFERRNQDYKDICARMTFHLLDHPPLTIVKHDVVIWLGDLNYRLFLYDAAEVKQHISLNELKKLQEVDQLNIQRQTKRAFTDFMEGEINFIPTYKYDPKTDRWDSSGKCRVPAWCDRILWRGNDVKQLKYRSHMELQTSDHKPVSALFNVGVKVVNEQRHKKVFEEIVRAMDRMENDCLPSVTLSRREFIFENVKFRQLQKERFLITNDGQVPCHFAFIPKLNDSQYCKNWLRAEPSDGFLEQNETLEIYLEVYVSKDSVTLLNSGEDAIEDILVLHLDRGKDYFITISGNYLPSCFGTSLETLCRMKKPIREIPITKLIDLEKSKVSFLMVDGASTEDKPLKIPKEVWILVNHLFTKSCDQEDLFQTPGLQEELQSIIDCLDTSIPDSISGCNHSVAEALLIFLEALPEPVVCYELYQRCLECAHDSRLCKQLISQLPRAHRNVFRYLMAFLKELLKHSHNNNLTASLIATLFASLLIRPPPNLMGRQTPLDRQKAIDFILGFLMAGDEE; translated from the exons ATGGAGTCCTCTTTGGGGATATGCGACGAGGATTGCTTGGCAA CTGTGAAAGGTCAGGAGCTGAGGGCTGGCCAGAAGGAGCCCAGACTACTGACACTTATTGAGCGCAGTGGAGAGTTTAT ATTGGGAGTTTTAGCCAACCCTGATGCTGTTGTGTCTCGTCCAGTCGCTCAGCTGAATATACCCATCAATGGTAACTTTGAAATTGTGCGAG AGGCTGAAGAGGCTCTTCTTATTAACTTCTCAGTAGATT CCTGCATCAGGATACGAGTCAAAGGAGAAAAAGCCCCAGAGCTGCTGTTAGAACTGCAGGATGATGATCGGACCCAGACTTTCTTAACGCAGGTGAAGAGCGCTCAGCAACAAG TTGAATCCAAACTCAAGAAAACCAAAGCAATGGAGCCCCTTGCACCAACAGCCCTCAGAGGTCCAGTCCCCATCCCACCACAAAGAGCAAACAAGATGGCTAACTCTGTGGGCTCTGGAGTCAACCCACCCAAATCTACCAGTGCACTGCCTCCTAATCTCAACAACAGCAGGGCAACAATTCAGACTAACACAG ATCCAGTTCAATCACTTGCCTCAGACTTTGGCTTTGAGGACAACTTCAACCACACTCTAAAagtggaagaaaagaaaaaccacCAGAATCGCATAGTTGCCGCGAGAGAACCTCCTCCTGTTCCCCCTCTACCTCCTCGCAAAGCCTCCTACACTCCATCCAATCCTTTGCCTCCTCCACCAATCCCCAAGGACAGAGCCGTCTCTCTGCAGACCAAAGACAGCTCCAGACCAGA TAGTTTTAGGTCAGGTTTTGACCGCGTGGACAGGCCGACATCTTGGTGCGAAAGCCCGACCACCAACAGCATGAGACAGGCCATGTTCTCCAGCCAGGCAGGACAAAGAGAATACCTCATCAAACACCGCCTGGGTAAGAAGGAGAGCGAGTATGTGGACATCCGCGAATTCAA gtTTTTCACAGGCACGTGGAATGTGAACGGCCAGTCTCCAGACAGCAGCCTTGACGCGTGGCTCTGCTGTGACACAGACCCTCCTGACATTTATGCTCTGGG TTTTCAAGAATTGGACCTGAGCACTGAAGCTTTCTTCTACATGGACTCGTCCAAGGAACAGCTGTGGGTGGAAGCTGTGGAGAGGAGCCTGCACCCTAAAGCCAAGTACAAAAGG GTTCGGATCATACGTCTAGTTGGGATGATGCTTGTGGTCTTTGTCAAAAAGACTCACAAGAATCACATAAAAGAAGTGGCTGCAGAGCACGTGGGGACGGGAATCATGGGAAAAATG gggAACAAAGGAGGTGTGGCAGTGAGGTTTGTTTTCCACAACACTAGCTTCTGTATCGTCAACTCCCATCTAGCAGCACACGTGGAAGACTTTGAGCGTCGCAACCAGGACTATAAAGACATCTGTGCTCGCATGACCTTCCACTTACTGGACCACCCCCCTCTTACTATCGTCAAGCACGA tgtagTAATCTGGCTCGGGGATTTAAACTACCGTCTGTTCTTGTACGATGCTGCCGAGGTCAAACAGCACATTTCTCTGAATGAGCTGAAAAAGCTTCAGGAGGTCGATCAG CTGAACATCCAGCGGCAGACAAAGAGAGCCTTCACAGACTTCATGGAGGGAGAGATCAACTTCATTCCCACATACAAGTACGACCCCAAAACGGATCGGTGGGACTCAAG CGGGAAGTGCCGTGTCCCGGCTTGGTGTGACAGGATCCTGTGGAGGGGCAATGATGTCAAGCAGCTCAAATACCGGAGTCACATGGAGCTGCAAACTAGCGACCATAAGCCTGTCAGCGCTCTCTTCAATGTCGGG gTGAAGGTGGTAAATGAGCAGCGCCACAAAAAGGTGTTTGAGGAGATTGTTCGGGCAATGGACAGAATGGAGAATGACTGCCTTCCATCTGTAACCCTGAGCAGAAGAgag TTTATATTTGAAAATGTGAAATTCCGGCAGCTTCAGAAGGAGCGCTTCCTGATAACAAATGACGGGCAGGTCCCCTGTCACTTTGCCTTCATCCCCAAACTCAATGACTCGCAGTATTGTAAGAACTGGCTCCGTGCCGAGCCAAGCGATGGATTCTTAGAGCAGA ATGAGACCCTGGAGATCTATCTGGAGGTGTATGTCAGCAAAGACTCGGTGACACTGCTGAACTCCGGAGAGGATGCCATAGAGGACATCCTGGTGCTCCATCTGGACCGTGGCAAGGACTACTTCATTACCATCTCTGGCAACTACCTGCCCAGCTGCTTTGGCACCTCGCTGGAGACCCTGTGCCGCATGAAGAAGCCCATCAGAGAGATCCCCATCACCAAACTAATTGACCTG GAAAAGTCAAAGGTGAGCTTCCTGATGGTGGACGGTGCAAGTACTGAGGACAAACCTCTAAAGATCCCCAAGGAAGTTTGGATTCTTGTTAACCATCTCTTCACCAAGTCCTGTGATCAG GAGGACTTGTTCCAGACACCAGGCCTGCAGGAGGAGCTGCAGAGCATCATCGACTGTCTGGACACCAGCATCCCAGACTCCATCT CTGGTTGTAATCACTCTGTAGCTGAGGCTCTGTTGATCTTCTTGGAGGCCTTACCGGAGCCAGTGGTGTGTTACGAACTCTACCAACGGTGCCTAGAATGCGCTCATGACAGCCGCCTCTGCAAACAG CTGATCTCGCAGTTGCCCCGGGCTCATCGCAACGTGTTTCGCTACTTAATGGCCTTTCTGAAGGAACTTCTCAAGcactcacacaacaacaacctAACAGCCAGCCTTATAG CTACACTCTTCGCCAGCCTCCTTATCCGACCGCCACCCAACCTGATGGGCAGGCAGACACCACTCGACCGGCAGAAAGCCATCGACTTCATCCTGGGTTTCCTTATGGCAGGAGACGAGGAGTAA
- the ocrl gene encoding inositol polyphosphate 5-phosphatase OCRL isoform X4: protein MEPLAPTALRGPVPIPPQRANKMANSVGSGVNPPKSTSALPPNLNNSRATIQTNTDPVQSLASDFGFEDNFNHTLKVEEKKNHQNRIVAAREPPPVPPLPPRKASYTPSNPLPPPPIPKDRAVSLQTKDSSRPDSFRSGFDRVDRPTSWCESPTTNSMRQAMFSSQAGQREYLIKHRLGKKESEYVDIREFKFFTGTWNVNGQSPDSSLDAWLCCDTDPPDIYALGFQELDLSTEAFFYMDSSKEQLWVEAVERSLHPKAKYKRVRIIRLVGMMLVVFVKKTHKNHIKEVAAEHVGTGIMGKMGNKGGVAVRFVFHNTSFCIVNSHLAAHVEDFERRNQDYKDICARMTFHLLDHPPLTIVKHDVVIWLGDLNYRLFLYDAAEVKQHISLNELKKLQEVDQLNIQRQTKRAFTDFMEGEINFIPTYKYDPKTDRWDSSGKCRVPAWCDRILWRGNDVKQLKYRSHMELQTSDHKPVSALFNVGVKVVNEQRHKKVFEEIVRAMDRMENDCLPSVTLSRREFIFENVKFRQLQKERFLITNDGQVPCHFAFIPKLNDSQYCKNWLRAEPSDGFLEQNETLEIYLEVYVSKDSVTLLNSGEDAIEDILVLHLDRGKDYFITISGNYLPSCFGTSLETLCRMKKPIREIPITKLIDLGEDSYMEKEKSKVSFLMVDGASTEDKPLKIPKEVWILVNHLFTKSCDQEDLFQTPGLQEELQSIIDCLDTSIPDSISGCNHSVAEALLIFLEALPEPVVCYELYQRCLECAHDSRLCKQLISQLPRAHRNVFRYLMAFLKELLKHSHNNNLTASLIATLFASLLIRPPPNLMGRQTPLDRQKAIDFILGFLMAGDEE from the exons ATGGAGCCCCTTGCACCAACAGCCCTCAGAGGTCCAGTCCCCATCCCACCACAAAGAGCAAACAAGATGGCTAACTCTGTGGGCTCTGGAGTCAACCCACCCAAATCTACCAGTGCACTGCCTCCTAATCTCAACAACAGCAGGGCAACAATTCAGACTAACACAG ATCCAGTTCAATCACTTGCCTCAGACTTTGGCTTTGAGGACAACTTCAACCACACTCTAAAagtggaagaaaagaaaaaccacCAGAATCGCATAGTTGCCGCGAGAGAACCTCCTCCTGTTCCCCCTCTACCTCCTCGCAAAGCCTCCTACACTCCATCCAATCCTTTGCCTCCTCCACCAATCCCCAAGGACAGAGCCGTCTCTCTGCAGACCAAAGACAGCTCCAGACCAGA TAGTTTTAGGTCAGGTTTTGACCGCGTGGACAGGCCGACATCTTGGTGCGAAAGCCCGACCACCAACAGCATGAGACAGGCCATGTTCTCCAGCCAGGCAGGACAAAGAGAATACCTCATCAAACACCGCCTGGGTAAGAAGGAGAGCGAGTATGTGGACATCCGCGAATTCAA gtTTTTCACAGGCACGTGGAATGTGAACGGCCAGTCTCCAGACAGCAGCCTTGACGCGTGGCTCTGCTGTGACACAGACCCTCCTGACATTTATGCTCTGGG TTTTCAAGAATTGGACCTGAGCACTGAAGCTTTCTTCTACATGGACTCGTCCAAGGAACAGCTGTGGGTGGAAGCTGTGGAGAGGAGCCTGCACCCTAAAGCCAAGTACAAAAGG GTTCGGATCATACGTCTAGTTGGGATGATGCTTGTGGTCTTTGTCAAAAAGACTCACAAGAATCACATAAAAGAAGTGGCTGCAGAGCACGTGGGGACGGGAATCATGGGAAAAATG gggAACAAAGGAGGTGTGGCAGTGAGGTTTGTTTTCCACAACACTAGCTTCTGTATCGTCAACTCCCATCTAGCAGCACACGTGGAAGACTTTGAGCGTCGCAACCAGGACTATAAAGACATCTGTGCTCGCATGACCTTCCACTTACTGGACCACCCCCCTCTTACTATCGTCAAGCACGA tgtagTAATCTGGCTCGGGGATTTAAACTACCGTCTGTTCTTGTACGATGCTGCCGAGGTCAAACAGCACATTTCTCTGAATGAGCTGAAAAAGCTTCAGGAGGTCGATCAG CTGAACATCCAGCGGCAGACAAAGAGAGCCTTCACAGACTTCATGGAGGGAGAGATCAACTTCATTCCCACATACAAGTACGACCCCAAAACGGATCGGTGGGACTCAAG CGGGAAGTGCCGTGTCCCGGCTTGGTGTGACAGGATCCTGTGGAGGGGCAATGATGTCAAGCAGCTCAAATACCGGAGTCACATGGAGCTGCAAACTAGCGACCATAAGCCTGTCAGCGCTCTCTTCAATGTCGGG gTGAAGGTGGTAAATGAGCAGCGCCACAAAAAGGTGTTTGAGGAGATTGTTCGGGCAATGGACAGAATGGAGAATGACTGCCTTCCATCTGTAACCCTGAGCAGAAGAgag TTTATATTTGAAAATGTGAAATTCCGGCAGCTTCAGAAGGAGCGCTTCCTGATAACAAATGACGGGCAGGTCCCCTGTCACTTTGCCTTCATCCCCAAACTCAATGACTCGCAGTATTGTAAGAACTGGCTCCGTGCCGAGCCAAGCGATGGATTCTTAGAGCAGA ATGAGACCCTGGAGATCTATCTGGAGGTGTATGTCAGCAAAGACTCGGTGACACTGCTGAACTCCGGAGAGGATGCCATAGAGGACATCCTGGTGCTCCATCTGGACCGTGGCAAGGACTACTTCATTACCATCTCTGGCAACTACCTGCCCAGCTGCTTTGGCACCTCGCTGGAGACCCTGTGCCGCATGAAGAAGCCCATCAGAGAGATCCCCATCACCAAACTAATTGACCTG GGAGAGGACAGCTACATGGAAAAG GAAAAGTCAAAGGTGAGCTTCCTGATGGTGGACGGTGCAAGTACTGAGGACAAACCTCTAAAGATCCCCAAGGAAGTTTGGATTCTTGTTAACCATCTCTTCACCAAGTCCTGTGATCAG GAGGACTTGTTCCAGACACCAGGCCTGCAGGAGGAGCTGCAGAGCATCATCGACTGTCTGGACACCAGCATCCCAGACTCCATCT CTGGTTGTAATCACTCTGTAGCTGAGGCTCTGTTGATCTTCTTGGAGGCCTTACCGGAGCCAGTGGTGTGTTACGAACTCTACCAACGGTGCCTAGAATGCGCTCATGACAGCCGCCTCTGCAAACAG CTGATCTCGCAGTTGCCCCGGGCTCATCGCAACGTGTTTCGCTACTTAATGGCCTTTCTGAAGGAACTTCTCAAGcactcacacaacaacaacctAACAGCCAGCCTTATAG CTACACTCTTCGCCAGCCTCCTTATCCGACCGCCACCCAACCTGATGGGCAGGCAGACACCACTCGACCGGCAGAAAGCCATCGACTTCATCCTGGGTTTCCTTATGGCAGGAGACGAGGAGTAA